In Deltaproteobacteria bacterium CG11_big_fil_rev_8_21_14_0_20_49_13, the following proteins share a genomic window:
- the cas7c gene encoding type I-C CRISPR-associated protein Cas7/Csd2 produces MQNRTPIDRRYDFVMYFDVQDGNPNGDPDAGNLPRVDAETGMGLVTDVCLKRKVRNYVQIVKKAERPFDIFVKEKAVLNLLIDESHEQENVKNKEKGDKTEAARKWMCDNYYDIRTFGAVMSTGKNAGQVRGPIQLTFARSVDPVVALEHSITRMAVATEAEAEKQSGDNRTMGRKFTIPYGLYRVHGFVSAHLAAQTGFSKEDLDLFWEAIQKMFDHDRSAARGLMTMRSLIIFEHNTALGNANATDLFERVTHRKITEKPARSFSDYGIMYKNEPVKELVTTIKV; encoded by the coding sequence ATGCAAAACAGGACACCTATCGACAGGCGCTATGATTTCGTGATGTACTTCGATGTGCAGGACGGTAACCCCAACGGCGATCCCGATGCCGGCAATTTGCCCCGCGTTGATGCCGAAACAGGAATGGGGTTGGTTACCGATGTGTGCTTAAAGCGGAAGGTGCGGAATTATGTTCAGATCGTTAAGAAAGCCGAAAGACCTTTCGATATTTTTGTTAAGGAAAAGGCTGTCCTGAATTTGCTAATTGACGAATCACATGAACAAGAGAATGTGAAGAACAAGGAAAAGGGAGATAAGACTGAAGCCGCCAGAAAATGGATGTGCGACAACTATTATGATATAAGAACCTTTGGGGCAGTAATGAGCACAGGTAAAAATGCCGGTCAGGTTCGCGGTCCTATTCAGCTGACATTTGCCCGTTCTGTCGACCCGGTTGTAGCGCTTGAGCACAGTATTACACGCATGGCGGTTGCTACCGAAGCAGAGGCCGAAAAACAGAGCGGGGACAATCGCACAATGGGCCGCAAATTCACGATACCATACGGCCTTTATCGTGTTCACGGTTTTGTTTCCGCCCATCTTGCCGCCCAGACCGGTTTTTCGAAGGAAGACCTCGACCTATTCTGGGAAGCCATTCAAAAAATGTTCGATCACGATCGTTCGGCCGCACGGGGTCTTATGACAATGCGTTCGTTGATCATTTTCGAGCACAATACGGCGCTTGGAAATGCCAACGCCACCGATCTTTTTGAACGCGTGACGCATCGTAAGATCACGGAGAAGCCGGCGCGTAGTTTTTCCGACTATGGTATCATGTATAAGAACGAGCCGGTAAAGGAGTTGGTTACGACCATAAAAGTATAA
- a CDS encoding subtype I-C CRISPR-associated endonuclease Cas1 translates to MKKLLNTLFVTTQGAYLSKEGETVVVSVERETRLQVPLHTLNGIICFGNVSMSPFLMGACAENNIGVGFLTEYGRFLARVHGKTNGNVLLRREQYRRADDLGFCADIARNIIAGKVCNARTVLQRSLRDHSDKINVSDIEIAVRRLGTNIDGIGNVRELDLLRGVEGDSARVYFNVFDHLIVAQKDDFKFEDRNRRPPVDNVNCLLSFIYTILMHDVRSALESVGLDSYVGFLHRDRPGRASLALDIMEEFRPFFADRMVLSLINRSQVTAKGFKRSETGAVLMSDDTRKELLVAYQKRKQEEMFHPYLKENVQIGMLFHIQALLLARFLRGDIDGYPVFFWR, encoded by the coding sequence ATGAAAAAACTTCTTAACACTCTGTTTGTGACCACGCAGGGCGCCTATCTTTCAAAAGAAGGCGAAACAGTGGTTGTGTCCGTCGAAAGGGAAACGCGGTTGCAGGTGCCTTTGCATACTTTGAACGGAATTATCTGTTTTGGAAATGTTAGCATGAGCCCATTTTTAATGGGAGCGTGCGCTGAGAATAATATCGGTGTTGGTTTTTTGACTGAATACGGAAGGTTTCTGGCGCGTGTTCATGGCAAAACCAACGGAAATGTCCTGCTTCGCAGGGAACAATACAGACGCGCGGACGACCTTGGTTTTTGCGCTGATATCGCGCGAAATATAATTGCCGGCAAGGTATGCAATGCGCGGACAGTTTTGCAGAGGTCACTGCGCGATCATTCGGACAAGATAAATGTTTCTGATATTGAAATTGCAGTGAGACGGCTCGGGACGAACATCGATGGCATTGGCAATGTTCGCGAGCTCGATCTTCTGCGTGGAGTTGAGGGGGATTCCGCGCGGGTCTATTTTAACGTGTTCGATCATTTGATAGTTGCCCAAAAAGATGATTTTAAGTTCGAAGATAGAAATCGCAGGCCGCCGGTGGACAATGTCAATTGTCTGCTCTCCTTTATCTACACTATTCTTATGCACGATGTAAGGTCGGCCTTGGAGTCCGTGGGGCTTGATTCATACGTTGGGTTTCTGCACCGCGACAGGCCTGGGAGGGCCAGTCTTGCTTTGGATATAATGGAGGAATTCAGACCGTTCTTTGCCGACCGCATGGTGTTGTCATTGATCAACAGATCGCAGGTGACTGCAAAAGGTTTTAAGAGATCGGAAACCGGCGCTGTGCTGATGAGCGATGATACCCGCAAGGAACTTTTGGTCGCGTATCAAAAACGCAAACAAGAAGAGATGTTTCATCCTTACCTGAAGGAAAATGTCCAGATCGGGATGCTCTTTCATATTCAGGCGCTGTTGCTTGCGCGTTTTTTGCGCGGGGATATTGACGGGTATCCGGTGTTTTTTTGGAGATAG
- the cas4 gene encoding CRISPR-associated protein Cas4 has translation MYSEDDFIQLSALQHFVFCPRQCALSYIEQIWEENALTAEGGIMHKNAHEEQFETKGDMRIERGMPLRSSALGLIGKADVIEFYRSPDGKWLPFPVEYKHGKPKENNCDSVQLCGQAICLEEMLNVNIPAGAIFYGKTRRRLDVAFTTELRKETEETAHRLHAFIKAGVTPKASYSKKCESCSLIELCLPKISEKQVSIRDYIDEKTS, from the coding sequence ATGTACTCCGAAGACGACTTTATACAACTCTCGGCGTTGCAACACTTTGTATTCTGCCCGAGGCAGTGCGCTCTCTCCTATATCGAGCAGATATGGGAAGAAAATGCGTTAACCGCCGAGGGCGGCATTATGCATAAAAATGCGCACGAAGAGCAGTTTGAAACCAAAGGAGACATGCGTATCGAGCGCGGAATGCCGCTTCGTTCATCAGCGCTGGGATTGATCGGCAAGGCGGATGTTATTGAATTCTACAGGTCGCCTGACGGTAAATGGCTGCCCTTTCCGGTTGAATACAAGCACGGCAAGCCGAAGGAGAACAATTGTGATAGCGTCCAACTTTGCGGGCAGGCGATATGCCTTGAAGAGATGCTGAATGTGAATATCCCGGCGGGCGCGATATTCTACGGAAAAACGCGAAGAAGGCTGGATGTCGCATTCACCACGGAGCTCCGTAAGGAAACGGAAGAAACCGCTCACAGGCTTCATGCCTTTATCAAGGCAGGGGTTACCCCAAAGGCTTCCTATAGCAAAAAATGTGAGTCCTGTTCTCTTATAGAGCTCTGTTTGCCCAAAATTTCAGAGAAACAGGTATCGATCAGAGACTATATTGATGAAAAAACTTCTTAA
- the cas2 gene encoding CRISPR-associated endonuclease Cas2 yields the protein MLVLVSYDVMTSSEGGQKRLRRVAKECINYGQRVQYSVFECNVDPAQWAKLKARLEKAIDADKDSLRYYYLGSNWRRRVEHVGAKKAVDFEAPMIV from the coding sequence ATGCTGGTTCTTGTAAGTTACGATGTGATGACCTCGAGCGAAGGAGGCCAGAAGAGGTTGCGGCGTGTTGCCAAAGAGTGCATCAATTATGGGCAACGCGTTCAATATTCAGTATTCGAATGCAACGTTGATCCCGCGCAATGGGCAAAATTGAAGGCAAGGCTTGAAAAGGCCATAGACGCCGATAAGGACAGCTTGAGATATTATTATTTAGGGTCCAACTGGAGGAGGCGCGTGGAACATGTTGGAGCGAAAAAAGCTGTAGATTTTGAGGCGCCGATGATAGTCTGA
- the cas8c gene encoding type I-C CRISPR-associated protein Cas8c/Csd1, protein MILQALYEYYERNKDKLPPAGFQEQEIKFLVVIDRGGKFLDLLDLREGRRGKPFLLPKSVIRTIKIQPNFLWDHYGYLFAHPKDDKTRSVDSARKQMSSFLDMLKSLPAEVSSDDGIKAISRFYESGEWEKVKEHDRWPECSGIPGCNLTFKLDGEDKLIPQRESVKKYQTLKNDEPNNVDGDEDEDNGANTTYEAKCLITGLKGNIARLHTPTPIIGSRSNAKIVAFQKGKGFDSYGKEQAFNAPISREAESSYSTALKYLTRSQENQVRVSDSTIIFWSQKSDEDKTKYDLESEFTWFFRNDKDDPDRGIRAVKGLYEAFKTGRLPLNEGNRFYVLGLAPNAARISVRFWRTGTIKDFAEKIKHHVDDFEIDRSPKDPEYLSLYQILSSTAFENKMDNVPPNLAGKVVESILDGSPYPATLMQQCMRRIRAERHVNRVRAAILKAYINRFNRFHNKQEREVTMSLDRSNENTAYRLGRLFAVLEKIQEEAGQVSATIRDRFYGAASSTPTSVFPRLLKLKNHHLAKLNPGRKVNMEKEIGEIVDGMGNEWPANLTLDEQARFAIGYYHQRQDFFKKKESTEVL, encoded by the coding sequence ATGATACTCCAAGCGTTGTATGAGTATTATGAGAGAAACAAGGACAAGCTTCCTCCAGCAGGGTTTCAGGAACAGGAAATTAAATTTTTGGTTGTCATAGATCGTGGCGGTAAATTTCTTGATCTGCTGGATCTAAGAGAAGGCAGGCGTGGCAAACCTTTTCTTTTGCCGAAGTCCGTTATCCGAACGATCAAAATTCAACCGAACTTTCTTTGGGACCATTATGGCTACCTTTTTGCCCATCCAAAGGACGATAAAACTAGATCGGTTGACTCGGCAAGAAAACAAATGTCCTCTTTTTTAGATATGCTTAAATCCTTGCCCGCTGAAGTCAGCAGCGACGACGGCATTAAGGCCATTTCACGATTTTATGAAAGCGGAGAATGGGAAAAGGTCAAAGAACATGACAGATGGCCTGAATGTTCGGGCATCCCGGGGTGCAATCTTACTTTCAAACTTGATGGTGAAGATAAGCTTATTCCTCAAAGAGAGTCTGTTAAAAAGTACCAAACTTTAAAAAATGATGAACCTAACAATGTAGATGGTGATGAAGACGAAGATAATGGTGCAAATACGACCTACGAAGCAAAGTGTTTGATCACCGGTTTAAAGGGTAATATTGCCCGCCTGCATACGCCTACGCCAATTATTGGTTCGCGAAGTAACGCTAAAATAGTGGCGTTTCAAAAGGGTAAGGGGTTTGATTCATACGGCAAGGAACAGGCATTCAACGCTCCAATCTCAAGGGAAGCCGAATCTTCCTATTCTACGGCCCTAAAATATCTTACAAGATCGCAAGAAAATCAGGTGCGCGTTAGTGACTCAACAATAATATTCTGGTCCCAAAAGTCGGATGAAGATAAGACGAAATATGATCTTGAAAGTGAATTTACATGGTTTTTTAGGAATGATAAGGACGATCCCGACCGCGGTATCAGGGCGGTTAAAGGCCTTTATGAGGCCTTCAAAACCGGTAGGCTGCCTTTGAACGAAGGTAACAGGTTCTATGTTCTCGGGCTAGCTCCTAATGCCGCAAGAATTTCGGTTAGATTTTGGAGGACCGGCACCATTAAAGATTTTGCCGAGAAGATCAAACACCACGTTGATGATTTTGAAATAGACCGCTCACCGAAAGATCCCGAATATTTATCGCTCTATCAAATATTAAGTTCTACGGCATTTGAGAACAAGATGGATAACGTTCCGCCGAATCTTGCAGGGAAGGTGGTTGAGAGCATTCTTGATGGTTCGCCGTATCCAGCCACGTTAATGCAACAATGCATGCGGCGTATTCGGGCAGAACGTCATGTGAACAGGGTAAGGGCGGCGATACTCAAGGCTTACATAAATCGTTTCAATAGATTCCATAACAAGCAAGAAAGAGAGGTCACTATGTCACTCGATAGGAGTAATGAGAACACCGCCTACAGGCTGGGCCGATTGTTCGCGGTTCTCGAGAAGATACAAGAAGAAGCCGGTCAGGTGAGTGCCACCATAAGAGATCGCTTTTATGGTGCGGCATCATCAACTCCAACAAGCGTATTCCCCCGGTTGTTGAAGTTGAAGAACCACCACCTTGCCAAGCTCAACCCGGGTAGAAAAGTTAATATGGAGAAAGAGATTGGCGAGATAGTGGATGGAATGGGTAACGAATGGCCCGCTAATCTTACACTTGATGAACAGGCCCGGTTTGCCATTGGCTATTATCACCAGCGTCAGGATTTCTTTAAGAAAAAAGAGAGTACGGAGGTATTATGA